The DNA region CGATCACGCCGCCCATCTCCTCGCGGCGGGTAACACCGCCGCCCAGGTGGCGGCCGAAGGCGGCTACGTCGATCAGGCCCACCTCCACCGCGAGGTCAAAGCGTTCACCGGGGTGACACCCACCGCCGTAGCCGCTGCGCCGTGGCTCGCCATCGATGACGTCGCGTGGCCGACCTCGTTCGCGGACCTGACACCGTCGACGTCTCCGATCCATCAGGTTCCGGCGAAGTGAGCTGAGATCCCACGAGAGACGAGGCATCGTCTCTCAGCCCGTGCCCGGCCGGATGACCGTCAGCGGCGGACGCGGGGCATGCCCAGGCCGATCCAGGAGATGATCTCGCGCTGGATCTCGTTGTTGCCGCCGCCGAAGGTGAAGATGACGGCGGAGCGGTAGCCGCGTTCGAGTTCGCCGTGGAGGACCGCGCCGGCGGAGCCCTCCTTGAGTGCGCCGGCCGCGCCGGTGACCTCCATGAGGGCGGCGTAGGCGTCGCGGCGGGCCTCGGAGCCGTAGACCTTGACGGCGGAGGCGTCCTGGGGGGTGAGGGTGCCGTGCTGGACGGCGTTCACCATCTGCCAGTTGAGGAGTTTCATCGCGTCGAGGCGGGCGTGGGTGCGGGCCAGGGTGCGGCGGACCCAGCCGAGGTCGAGGACGCGACGGCCGTCGGCGAGTTTGGTGTCGGCGGCCCAGCGCTGGACGTCGTGGAGGGCGCGAATGGCCATGGTGCCGTGGGCGGCGAGCGTGACGCGCTCGTGGTTGAGCTGGTTGGTGATCAGCCGCCAGCCCTTGTTCTCCTCGCCGACCCGGCGCGAGCAGGGGACGCGGACGTTCTCGTAGTAGCTCGCGGTGGTGTCGTGGGAGGCGAGGGTGTTGATGAGGGTGCAGGAGTAGCCGGGGTCGCTGGTCGGCACCAGCAGCATGGTGATGCCCTTGTGCGGCGGGGCGGCCGGGTCGGTGCGGACGGCGAGCCAGACCCAGTCGGCGGTGTCGCCGTTGGTGGTCCAGATCTTCTGCCCGTCGACCGTGTAGTGCCCGGTGATCTCGTCGCCCTCGCGGACGGCCCGGGTCTTGAGCGCGGCGAGGTCGGTGCCGGCGTCGGGCTCGCTGTAGCCGATCGCGAAGTCGATCTCGCCGGAGAGGATCTTCGGCAGGAAGGAGGCCTTCTGCTCGTCCGTGCCGAACTGCATGATCGTCGGCCCGACGGTGTTCAGGGCCATCAGCGGCAGCGGCACGCCGGCCTGGGCGGCCTCGTCGAAGAAGATGAACTGTTCCATCGGGGTCAGGCCGCGCCCGCCGTACTCGGTGGGCCAGCCGACCCCCAGCCAGCCGTCGGCGCCGAGCCGGCGCACGGTCTCGCGGTAGAAGCGCTTCTGGGAGGCGGGGTCGGCATACCGGGCGTGCACGTCCTCGGGGACCAGCTCGGCGAAGTACGCGCGCAGCTCGGCGCGGAGGCGGTGCTGGGCGGGCGTGTACTCGAGGTGCATGGCGTCTCCCGTGGCAGGTGGCTCCGCGCGGTGGTGCGCCACGGTAGAACGTGTTCCATAAATGCGGAAGGCCCGTGCGGGGCCGATCCCGGACGGGCCGATCCGGCACGGGCCCGTCTCGGACGGGCCGATGCCGGACGGGCCGATCCCGGACGGGCCGTTCCGCCGCCCCCGGGAGCGGGGGCCGAGCGCTCCTCAGGGGAGCAGCTCGTCCATGCAGGCCTGCCCCTTCTCCGCCATGCGCCGCTCGGCCCAGGCGATGTTCTTCGGATTCACGTCACGGCCGGACGCGAGGACGACGTCCTCGGCCGTGTACTCGCCCTCGGACCCCGCGTGGAGCAGCCGGTCGGGTGTCGGGCGGTCCCCCCCGACCCCCCGGGACGTCTTGTCGGTGTCACCGTTCATGCCGCGAGCCTCCTCTTCTGCAATGTTCTGCAGGCACTCGCCATTCTCGTGTCCCGGTCGCGCCCCCGCATCCGGGCCCGGTCCCGGGCCCGGGACCCGGTCGTGTCGGTCGCGTGTCGGCGGCGTGTCGGTCGCGGCCGGGAGTGTGGGGGCACGAGAACGCGAGCCCGCGGAGACCGTGGAGACCGTGGAGTCCGCGAGCCCGGAAAGGGAGCCCCCATGACGACACAACGCCGCGACACCGCCTTCCCCCTGCGCCGGGTGCGGGTGACGGGCGTCCGCGCGGTCACCCCGCGGATGGTACGGGTCACCCTCGGCGACCCGTCGCTGACCGGCGCGCCGCTCGACCGGCCCGACGCGCAGGTGAAGCTGTACTTCCCGCGCCCGGGGCAGCCGGAGCCGGAGCTGCCGTCGCCGGACCCGGGCGGGGACGTGATGCGCTGGTACGGGGCCTTCGCGGCGATCCCGGAGGAGCGGCGGCCGTGGATGCGGAGCTACACGGTCCGGGCGCACGACGCGGAGGCCGGGACCGTCGACATCGACTTCCACCTCCATGGGGGTGGTGGCGCGGACGGGCCGGCGACACGGTGGGCGCGGGGTGCGCGGGTCGGGGACGTACTGGGGATGTTCGGGCCGTCGGACCTGTTCGCCGCGCCCGTCGACCCGGGGTCCGGCGACTGGGCGCTGCTCGTCGCCGACGCCTGCGCGCTGCCCGCCCTGGCCACGGTCGTCCGGGCCCTGCCGCCCGGGCACCGGGCCGTCGCCTTCGTCCAGGTCGCCGGGCCGGAGGAGCGGCAGCCGCTGCCGACGGCCGGGGACCTGACCGTGCACTGGCTGTACGGGGAGGGGCCCGGGCCCGCGGTGTCGGCGGTACGGGCGGCGGGCGGGCTGCCGGCGGGCGCGCCGTACGCGTGGCTGGCCGGCGAGGCCGGGGCCGTACGGGCACTGCGGCGGCACCTGGTCGCGGAGCGCGGGACCGACCGGCGGGCCATCGACTTCGCCGGGTACTGGCGCCGCCGCCTCACTCAGGACGACGCGCCGACCCCGGAGGACCTGGCGGAGGCCCGGGAACGGCTCGCGCTGCACGCCGAGCGGGCTCCCGGACCCGCC from Streptomyces fradiae includes:
- a CDS encoding acyl-CoA dehydrogenase family protein, which produces MHLEYTPAQHRLRAELRAYFAELVPEDVHARYADPASQKRFYRETVRRLGADGWLGVGWPTEYGGRGLTPMEQFIFFDEAAQAGVPLPLMALNTVGPTIMQFGTDEQKASFLPKILSGEIDFAIGYSEPDAGTDLAALKTRAVREGDEITGHYTVDGQKIWTTNGDTADWVWLAVRTDPAAPPHKGITMLLVPTSDPGYSCTLINTLASHDTTASYYENVRVPCSRRVGEENKGWRLITNQLNHERVTLAAHGTMAIRALHDVQRWAADTKLADGRRVLDLGWVRRTLARTHARLDAMKLLNWQMVNAVQHGTLTPQDASAVKVYGSEARRDAYAALMEVTGAAGALKEGSAGAVLHGELERGYRSAVIFTFGGGNNEIQREIISWIGLGMPRVRR
- a CDS encoding siderophore-interacting protein gives rise to the protein MTTQRRDTAFPLRRVRVTGVRAVTPRMVRVTLGDPSLTGAPLDRPDAQVKLYFPRPGQPEPELPSPDPGGDVMRWYGAFAAIPEERRPWMRSYTVRAHDAEAGTVDIDFHLHGGGGADGPATRWARGARVGDVLGMFGPSDLFAAPVDPGSGDWALLVADACALPALATVVRALPPGHRAVAFVQVAGPEERQPLPTAGDLTVHWLYGEGPGPAVSAVRAAGGLPAGAPYAWLAGEAGAVRALRRHLVAERGTDRRAIDFAGYWRRRLTQDDAPTPEDLAEARERLALHAERAPGPAGPPPVR